The sequence GGCCGCACGCGCTCAACCTTCGGTGGCTTCTCACCCCGCTTCTCGCTGGAAGCACCAAAGAGCCTCTGCTGCATCAGCACCAGCTGCTCCTTCAGGTGCGTGAGCTCCAGCTGCAATTGCGCTTGAGCCTCCTGCCCCTTGAGCCGGGCATTCTCCTGCACCAGCGCCAAAAGCCTCTGGTGCAGCCGCTCATTCTCCGCCTCCAGCAGCCTTGCCACCTGCTTGGCCGTCTCCAAGTCCCTCAGTTCTTCGACTCGTCCCATCCTACCCCATAGGTGCTATAGCCCAGCCCCTACGGCAAGGGTTTTCTCCTCGAAGGGCGGCGGCGACAACTTCCACCGCCCCGCAAGCTCACACCCCTCCAGGAACAACGACAGCTCGCTGACCGTCAGCTCCACGGAAGCCTCGCCCGCCTCCGGCCACGGCCGGGCGAAGCGGCCCTGAAACAGGCGTTTGGTCAGTAGCACCAGCCCCGTCCCATCGAAGTACAGCACCTTGGCAAGCCTTCGGCTTCGGCCCACGAACAGGAACACATCTCCTTGCAGCACCTGTCCTCCCAGTTGCTGCTCCACCGCGGCACTCAGCCCGTCGAACCCCTGGCGCATGTCCACAGGCCCAGCGCACGCGAACACCCTCACCGCTCGCGTCAGCGTCTGCGTCAGCATGTCACCCTCCTCAGCACTTCCACCGCCTCGGCCACGCTCAGCCCCTCCACTCTCCACCCTCCGGGCGACACCAGTGCCACCGGC is a genomic window of Stigmatella erecta containing:
- the tnpB gene encoding IS66 family insertion sequence element accessory protein TnpB (TnpB, as the term is used for proteins encoded by IS66 family insertion elements, is considered an accessory protein, since TnpC, encoded by a neighboring gene, is a DDE family transposase.); its protein translation is MLTQTLTRAVRVFACAGPVDMRQGFDGLSAAVEQQLGGQVLQGDVFLFVGRSRRLAKVLYFDGTGLVLLTKRLFQGRFARPWPEAGEASVELTVSELSLFLEGCELAGRWKLSPPPFEEKTLAVGAGL